tcgagcttggtcaccgagacgcgcgagcgcttgcGGCCGTCCGAGTTTTGGAGCTGGCGGTCCTGCTGGAACTGTGCGATGGACTGCACATTGTCAATGACGCCCGAGCGGAGCACCTTGCGCGCAAACTCGTCCGGCATCACCCACTTGGAGCCGAATGCGGACGGCTTGAGCGTGAGAGTCTCCTTGGTCTGGCTGTCGAACGAGGGGTTGACAATCTGGCAGTTGACAAAGATCCAGAGCTGCTGGCGCACCTGGTTCGCCTTGACTGCCGCGCTCTTTTTGCCCTTGGagacgtgctcgaggatCTTGTTGACGatctgcgcctcgacgtgctcgacgtgcttgcCGCCCTTGATCGTCGCGATGTTGTTTACAAACGAGACCTGGCGAGCGCTGCCATCCGAGACGGCAAAGCCCACCTCCCACACGCGTCCGTTGTTTTCGCTAGTGTCAAAGACAATGGTCGGTTTCGGCCCCGCGGCgccctcctcctccttcggcacgccgctcatTTCTTGGATCGAGTTGACGTACATCTCGACGTACTGCTTAAAGTTTTTGAccttgatgcgctcgccgttCAAGAACACCTTGACGCCCTTGACGGTGCCGGCCATGTCGTAGACGCGCTTCATCAGGAGCGCCTCCGTATCCGCATCGATCGAGTCCATGTGGAACAGCGCGAGGTCCGGCTTGAACGTGATACACGTAAACTCCTCCTTGCGCGAGTTCTTGGTGATTTTCGGGGCGCTCTTTTTGTGCATGTGCTCGGAAAAGACCTGCTTGTACTtttgctcgcgctcgcggtcggCCGTCTCGACGGTAAACTCGGTCGAGTAGATATTCGTGAGCTTGGCACCGAAACCATTCCGGCCACCTGTCACCTttgcctcgtcgtcgtcgtagTTCGAGGAAGTGAGGAGGTTGCCAAAGATGAGCTCGGGAATGTACACCTGCTCCTTTTCGTGCATCTCGATCGGGATACCCTGACCGTTGTTCCACACGGACACGGTGCCCGCGGCCGTGTCGATATTCACCTTGAGCGTGTCCATGTTGGGGTCGCGCACCTTGTTGTCGGCGGCGTTGACGAGAATTTCGTCAAAAATCTTGTAAAAGCCCGGAACGTAGGCCGTGTCGCGGTACACCATCTGCTGCTTCTGTGCGTCAAAGACCCACATCGTCTCGGTGCGCCTCTCGATGCTACCGATGTACGTGTCAGGGCGCTTGAGCACATGCTCCAGCTGGCTCAGCTTCTGGTACGTCTCCGACGCACTCTTTGAACGCGCCGCATTCGCCTCAGAATCCATGGTGGGCCGTACTTTTACACGGGTGCTCAGTGCAAACCGTTGGACGAGCAGGGGACAGCGACAAAAGCCcaagcgcacgccgcccgagcgcaTATAAACACTTCAACACTCGCTCTGGGCCACGTGGCGCTACACCACGTGATACTCCCACGACGATGAGCGCGGAGgaccagcgcgaggcgcggcgcaagcgcatcctcgagcgGAGCGGCGACCGCCTGTCGCGCATTACAAACACAGGGCGCGGCGAGGGGTACGTCGGACTTGACACCAagccggtgccggcgccgcgcgcggagCCGAGCGGCCCGAGCGAGGAGAGCTCGGTGACACCGAGCCCGCTGCAGCCCACGGCCAagccggacgaggcgctcggctcgtTTGCCAAGCCCGATGGCGATCCTCTTGCGGCGATGATGGCTGCGATGCAAGGCAAATCGTCGCAGGCGGGCGCGGACCCCATGGCAATGTTCCAGCAGTTCCTCGGCCagacggccggcgccgcgggcgatCCCCACGCGATGCCGGCGGTGCCCGAAGTGTCtgcggcgacgctgcgtcgcgcggagcgcctcgaccgccgcatGCGCCTGGTGCAGACGACCGTTATTCTCCTGTTTGCTTTCTACGTCGTGTTTGGCTCCATCTTTTCCCCGGCACCCGAAGGTATTgcgggccgcgcgctggacACACCAGCCATCGCTGCGTTTGCCGAGCACTCCTACCGCAAGCAGTgggcgtcgctcgcgcagcaatACACGCCGATGAGCGCGTGGCTCAGCACGGACGACCCCAGCGTCTTTCCGTGGGGCGCGCTCCGTACGCCGCTCGACTATCTCCAGCCGTACATTggcaaggcggcgcaccccgCCAACCTCCCGAGCTGGCCCATCTTTTGGGTCTTTTTttcgctcgaggcgggtCTGCAGGGCATCCGCATCGCCttgcagcagcagctcccTGCCGCGCCCCCGACCGGTGTCGGGAGCGTGCTGAGCATGTgggcgcccggcgtcgtgccgtacctggcgccgctgctgtCGGTCGTGAGCCTCCTGAGCTCTCTCGTGGACGACCTGTGTATTCTGCTCTTTGCGATCGGCCTCGGGGTACTATTTTGCCACGTTCAGAGTTCGTAGCTACAAGGACCATACTTTGATGCAgctgtcgcgcgcgccggtcaCTGCGTAGCGGTCCATGTACCGCAGGTGCTCGGCCGGTGCCGTGTGGCCATTGAtcgagagcggcgcgtgttTTTCCGAGGTGCGGTTGTACATCTGGGTCAGCAAGGCGACTTACATCGagggcgcgtgcgccgcacgcggtGAGCACTTTGCGCGAGTCAAACTGGAGCGCGGTCACGGGGTAGTCGTACTGGAGCGTCTCCACGACGTTGCCCATGCGCAGGTCCCAAATGCGCACGGTCTTGTCGAGCGAGCCGGACATGAGGTGCATCTCGTCAAACTGCAGGCAGCTGATCGGCGCGGTGtggccgaggagcgtgcggtgcgcctGGCCGGTGCGCAGGTCCCAcagacgcacgccgccgtcgccgctgccACTCGCCAGCGCGTATCCCCAGAactgcacgccgccgacaaAGTCTTGGAACATCTCCCAGCTCCCGTCCTCGTACGGGGGCGTGGGGTAGGAAAATGGGCCGGTGAACTGGTTCGAAATGCTCCCCAGCGGGTCGATGTTCGGAtcgggcgacggcggcgcaaacGGATCGTCGGggcgcaggtcgaccaTGGCGTGCGTGCTGGTGTTGGACATGGCCCACAGGATATCCATCGTAAGCACACACTGGCCCGTCTCCAGGTCCCACTGCCGCAGCGTCTtgtccgccgcgccggtgaCGAGGCACCCGTCGTCAAAGTAGAGCGCCGTGACGCCTTTCGAGTGCCCttcgagcgtgcgcacacACGGATCCTCGgcgtcctcgccgccggtcCCTTCCAGGCGCGCGGACAGAGCCGTCTCGTAGtcgtcgacacgccgcaGGTCccacaggcgcagcgcatggtCGAGCGAGCCGGTGACACacagctcgtcctcgacctGGAGGCACTTGACCGTGTCCGTGTGGCCCCGCAGCCGGCCGACCTCTTCGCCGGTGCTCAGGTCCCAGACACGCATATTCTCGTCGGCAGACGCCGAGACGAGTGTGCCGTACGGCTCGGAaaagtcgagcgccgtgatCGGACCCGCATGGTTCGCGAGCGTCATGAACGCCACGCCGGGAggcagctcgtcgtgctccgACGGGAGGAACACGGGCCCTTTTCGCCGCCGGCTGGTGCCGcggtgcgtcggcggctCCTGCGGCAGGAGTGTCGtggcgtcgaggccgcggccgcccggcatcgagcgcctgtgccgctggagctcgaggagctcggtgAGGCCTTGCACTGCGTAAGTACCAACACGTACGTTCGtcgtccagctcgagctcttcCTCccgcacctcgacgagcttgtTCTGCAGCGAGGTCTTGATGGCTtccagcgcggcgatctTGGCATCGACTTGGACAATCTCTGCGTTATACAGGTTTCGCCGGATGGTGACGTTGCGCATCTCTTCGGTGATCTCGGCGTtttgctgctcgagctcctcgagggACAGCAGCTTCTTTtcggcgctcgccatccttgtgacgcgctcgcggcgcggccgccgctcggTCTGTGCACTGGCGATCGCACGCAcgttgcgccgccgcgtcttGCCCGCGTACGCCTGGGGCACGGTCGCCTGGAAGCCACGCAGGAGCGACACGgggacctcgtcgcgctccgcgtcgagctcggacgtgtcgagcgccgttTCGAGGTCCGCGGTGGCGCCttcgaggatgcgctggcTCTCTTCCAGCACTCCCACATCCATCGAGGTCATGGGCTGGttcgccggcgtgcgcgcgccttTTAGGCCGGAGAactgcagcagcgacgagctgaTCCTCGCGAGCGACCGCGCGGGGTTCTCGATCGAAAactgcggcgcaagcagcAACGTCGACCGCTTCAGTGGATACGGATCACGCGAGGCAGAGAGCTGGCCGGCCTGCAGACTCACTTTGGTCAGCGCATTGACCATCGCCGGGGTCATCAGGTGGGGCGCCATCTCGGACAGGAGCCggctcggctcgctcgccgcggagcgcggcgcatcgatATCGTTACGGTGCGATGAGCCGGTCGAGCGGTGCATCCGCTTCACCGGACTCTCGGTCGagcgctgcatgcgcttCACCGGGCTCtcgggcgcgctcggccacaCCATCGCGTCCAACAAACCGTTGTGCACGTGATCTTCTTCTACGATGgctcgcggtgctcggcatgccgcggcgctccgcgcgacgctcgcgacgctcgaggagggcgtggcgacgcgccgtaTGCCCGCGCTCAGCGCGCTGACCTTCCGTATGCCGCGGACGTTTAACGATAAGCGCACTTggtacgccgcgcgactgacgcagggACCTCATGCGCAAACAACTGCCGACAATCGTCTATGCGAATCCACAGGTGTCGGtggacgtcgcgccgctcggcgagggcgaggcgccgagtATGCAGGCGCAGTTTGGTACGCCATTCCGCTAACCCAGCCAACATGCCACCGCGCACCATTGTTCTGGCCGAAAAGACCCCGACGGAAGTCGTGCAGGAGCTGCTGACGATGGGCAAGTTTGCTGGCAAGGCATAGATAGCTACCTCGGGTATGTAAAGAAAAAGTCTACAGAGGGATTGTGGGGAGCGCCGaacggccgccgcccagctCTTCGTTGCGGatgtgctcgcgctccggctgctcgacgcgccagagcgtcgcacgcgcaaCGCGGTCCTGGGcatggcgcagcaggcggcacatcgcctcgacgaccgtcGGCGTGTGCTGCTcatcgtgcgcctcgccacgcGTGGTGAGCGCCTTGACGATGCTGTCGCGGTCCAGCGACGGGACCACGCGGCGGTtcgtgccgaggagctgcttcgccgctgcgcgctTGCCGCTTGGCGAGACGCGGCGGACGGGCGTGCCGGAGCGGCTGCCGCCGCACTTAGAAAAGGCCTGGGGGGCACTGCCGCCCGTCGCCTCGGCATAGATACGGATCAGCCCCTgggcctcgaggcggtcgagcacgtcgagcagctccgaGGTCTCGAGAGGCGATACGAACCCGGCGTCGTCATGGAGCATCGCGTGGTACgccgtctcgagctcggcaatgcgcacgccgccgtcgaccgTGCTGGGGTTcagctgcgcggccgcacgctcctgGATCGTGACCCAGgcaaggagcaggagcttggcgtgcacgccgagcgcacgcacgcgcgcaaTCTGCGCGTGCCCGGCCATGTGCGAGAGCACACGCAGGATGTGCTGGGGCTGCACGCGCACCGTGTCGCTGAGCCCTTTCgacgcctgctcggcctcggcg
This sequence is a window from Malassezia japonica chromosome 5, complete sequence. Protein-coding genes within it:
- a CDS encoding uncharacterized protein (EggNog:ENOG503P6QS; COG:S; TransMembrane:4 (i146-165o246-264i276-298o304-324i)), which codes for MSAEDQREARRKRILERSGDRLSRITNTGRGEGYVGLDTKPVPAPRAEPSGPSEESSVTPSPLQPTAKPDEALGSFAKPDGDPLAAMMAAMQGKSSQAGADPMAMFQQFLGQTAGAAGDPHAMPAVPEVSAATLRRAERLDRRMRLVQTTVILLFAFYVVFGSIFSPAPEGIAGRALDTPAIAAFAEHSYRKQWASLAQQYTPMSAWLSTDDPSVFPWGALRTPLDYLQPYIGKAAHPANLPSWPIFWVFFSLEAGLQGIRIALQQQLPAAPPTGVGSVLSMWAPGVVPYLAPLLSVVSLLSSLVDDLCILLFAIGLGVLFCHVQSS
- the MDV1 gene encoding [histone H3]-dimethyl-L-lysine(36) demethylase (EggNog:ENOG503NWMN; COG:S), with product MVWPSAPESPVKRMQRSTESPVKRMHRSTGSSHRNDIDAPRSAASEPSRLLSEMAPHLMTPAMVNALTKVSLQAGQLSASRDPYPLKRSTLLLAPQFSIENPARSLARISSSLLQFSGLKGARTPANQPMTSMDVGVLEESQRILEGATADLETALDTSELDAERDEVPVSLLRGFQATVPQAYAGKTRRRNVRAIASAQTERRPRRERVTRMASAEKKLLSLEELEQQNAEITEEMRNVTIRRNLYNAEIVQVDAKIAALEAIKTSLQNKLVEVREEELELDDELQGLTELLELQRHRRSMPGGRGLDATTLLPQEPPTHRGTSRRRKGPVFLPSEHDELPPGVAFMTLANHAGPITALDFSEPYGTLVSASADENMRVWDLSTGEEVGRLRGHTDTVKCLQVEDELCVTGSLDHALRLWDLRRVDDYETALSARLEGTGGEDAEDPCVRTLEGHSKGVTALYFDDGCLVTGAADKTLRQWDLETGQCVLTMDILWAMSNTSTHAMVDLRPDDPFAPPSPDPNIDPLGSISNQFTGPFSYPTPPYEDGSWEMFQDFVGGVQFWGYALASGSGDGGVRLWDLRTGQAHRTLLGHTAPISCLQFDEMHLMSGSLDKTVRIWDLRMGNVVETLQYDYPVTALQFDSRKVLTACGARALDMYNRTSEKHAPLSINGHTAPAEHLRYMDRYAVTGARDSCIKVWSL